One genomic segment of Bacteroidota bacterium includes these proteins:
- a CDS encoding T9SS type A sorting domain-containing protein — translation MKKIRILFLLFNLLWVHIALIAQTNPTAVSLPFSLTGQSSATLPTGVAVHRFTSIPTTRTLSAATGDLPNQGSSPTLATGGWYHLGTDGIGILSSGTNPAGAVVVAINTTGLTNIQVSWLCKTIKNQSSRDNSIALQYRVGTSGSFINVGTTTTYSSTGMIDGHSSSTLTETLPVGAENQSVVQVRWIYWESVSTSGSRDKISVDDISITGSSSSSCATPTGISASGITTTSATISWNTVSGASSYEYAVTTSSTAPSSGTNTTSTSAAVGSLTPNTLYYAHVRANCGGSTFSSWGTNTFTTNDSTGGDTGNFVIMTYNLLNYPGSTGSSREPSYRTIIDAVNPDIVVCQEVLQSTGATNFLSNVLNYSASNYNMATFIDGYDTDNSLYYKSAKFQFISNTAISTSLRDINQFLLKHIASGDSLYIYSVHLKAGNTSSDETQREGEVDDLRAVTDAFPAGKYFLVCGDFNIYSGSETAYQKMVTNGSNANGKFNDLLSLSGSWNNSSYAIHHTQSPRTTSFGGGATGGLDDRFDMLLFSTAITQTGGFDIVPNTYKAFGNDGQHYNQALNTPPYTMYSSTIASALHDASDHLPVVVTFTHTSGSPMLAPVQSSASNTSATDNTVFTYSSVTTGATTPSVTIYPNPATQSFTLQVNVGDALNTPLKLYDATGKLVYQVELAAANSETVKVDVSHLNLAKGIYFIHTQVSSPVKLIIE, via the coding sequence CAAAGCTCTGCCACCTTACCAACGGGGGTTGCCGTGCATAGGTTTACCAGCATCCCTACTACCCGCACCCTTTCAGCCGCTACGGGCGATTTGCCCAATCAAGGCAGTTCACCAACATTGGCCACAGGCGGCTGGTATCATTTAGGTACAGATGGAATAGGCATACTTTCATCGGGCACCAATCCTGCGGGGGCTGTTGTTGTTGCTATTAACACCACAGGTCTTACCAACATACAAGTTTCATGGTTGTGTAAAACCATTAAGAATCAAAGCTCACGCGACAACAGCATTGCATTGCAATACCGTGTAGGTACCTCGGGCAGCTTTATTAATGTGGGAACCACCACTACTTACAGCAGTACGGGTATGATCGACGGACACAGTTCATCGACCTTAACAGAAACATTGCCCGTAGGTGCCGAAAATCAATCAGTAGTTCAAGTACGCTGGATTTACTGGGAATCAGTAAGTACCAGCGGCTCACGTGATAAAATCTCTGTAGATGACATCTCTATCACAGGCTCAAGCTCTTCATCGTGTGCTACACCAACAGGTATTTCAGCATCAGGTATCACTACAACATCTGCTACTATTAGCTGGAATACAGTATCAGGTGCTTCATCGTATGAATATGCCGTTACTACTTCGTCAACAGCACCTTCATCGGGCACTAACACTACATCCACATCGGCAGCGGTAGGTAGTTTAACACCTAACACCCTTTATTATGCGCACGTTCGCGCCAATTGCGGCGGAAGTACATTTTCAAGCTGGGGCACTAACACGTTTACCACCAACGACTCAACCGGAGGCGATACCGGCAACTTTGTAATAATGACGTATAACCTGCTTAACTACCCCGGCAGCACTGGCTCGTCTCGCGAGCCAAGTTACCGCACTATTATTGATGCTGTGAACCCCGATATTGTGGTTTGCCAAGAGGTATTACAATCTACAGGAGCTACTAATTTTTTGAGTAACGTGCTAAACTACAGTGCCAGCAACTACAACATGGCCACGTTTATTGACGGCTATGACACTGACAATTCATTGTACTACAAAAGTGCTAAATTCCAATTCATCAGTAACACAGCCATTTCAACATCGTTAAGGGATATTAACCAATTCCTGCTTAAGCACATTGCTTCGGGCGACTCACTATACATATACTCTGTGCATTTAAAAGCCGGCAATACCAGTAGCGATGAAACCCAACGCGAAGGTGAAGTAGATGACCTTAGAGCTGTAACTGACGCTTTCCCCGCAGGAAAGTATTTCTTAGTATGCGGTGATTTTAACATTTATAGCGGTAGCGAAACTGCGTATCAAAAAATGGTAACCAACGGCAGCAATGCTAATGGTAAATTTAACGACTTATTAAGCCTGTCAGGTAGTTGGAATAACTCATCGTATGCCATCCACCATACACAATCGCCCCGCACAACTTCATTCGGTGGCGGAGCCACGGGAGGGCTTGACGACCGTTTTGATATGTTGCTGTTTTCAACCGCTATTACCCAAACAGGGGGTTTTGACATTGTGCCTAACACTTACAAAGCATTTGGTAACGACGGACAACACTATAACCAGGCCCTTAACACACCTCCTTATACCATGTATTCGTCAACCATTGCTTCTGCCCTGCACGATGCCTCTGATCACCTTCCTGTAGTGGTAACATTTACACATACATCAGGGTCGCCTATGTTGGCACCAGTGCAAAGCTCGGCGTCAAATACATCGGCAACCGATAATACTGTGTTTACTTACTCATCTGTAACTACAGGTGCAACCACTCCTTCTGTAACCATTTACCCAAACCCTGCAACACAAAGCTTTACGTTACAAGTAAATGTAGGTGACGCTTTAAATACCCCGCTAAAGCTATACGATGCCACAGGAAAACTAGTATATCAAGTTGAGTTAGCTGCCGCAAACAGTGAAACTGTGAAAGTAGACGTAAGTCACTTAAACCTTGCCAAAGGAATATACTTTATCCATACACAAGTTTCATCGCCTGTGAAATTGATTATTGAGTAA